A single Roseinatronobacter monicus DNA region contains:
- a CDS encoding CDP-alcohol phosphatidyltransferase family protein, with translation MLDRHIRPFIDPPLNKLGQHVALMGLSANMVTLAGLALGLAAGLAIVFEAFFVAILLILASRLADGLDGAVARARGVTDFGGYLDITCDYVFYATIPLAFISLDPQAHGVVGAFLLLSFYVNAGSFLGFAVLAEKKKMRSDARGVKSLYFTGGLLEGTETIAFFLLLCLFPTAFVPLAFGFALLCLITAVARVALAAKVFRD, from the coding sequence ATGCTTGACCGTCATATCCGACCCTTCATCGACCCGCCGCTGAATAAGCTGGGGCAGCATGTCGCATTGATGGGGCTGAGTGCGAATATGGTGACGCTCGCGGGGCTGGCGCTGGGGCTGGCGGCAGGGCTTGCCATTGTCTTTGAGGCGTTTTTCGTTGCGATCCTGCTTATACTGGCGTCGCGGTTGGCGGATGGGCTGGACGGCGCTGTGGCGCGCGCGCGGGGCGTGACAGATTTCGGCGGCTATCTGGATATCACCTGTGACTACGTGTTTTATGCGACCATTCCACTGGCCTTTATCAGTCTAGACCCGCAGGCGCATGGCGTTGTGGGCGCATTCCTGCTGCTGAGTTTCTATGTCAATGCAGGGTCATTTCTGGGCTTTGCGGTGCTTGCCGAAAAGAAGAAAATGCGCAGCGATGCGCGGGGTGTCAAATCTTTGTATTTCACCGGCGGGTTGCTGGAAGGCACTGAAACCATAGCATTCTTTTTGCTTCTTTGCCTGTTTCCGACGGCATTCGTCCCGCTTGCCTTTGGCTTTGCGTTGTTATGCCTGATCACAGCGGTCGCGCGTGTCGCGTTGGCGGCAAAAGTGTTTCGCGACTGA
- a CDS encoding site-specific tyrosine recombinase XerD, which yields MTQLAGQDSLRWISTFLDAHAAEQGSARNTQLAYARDLRDFGEWCSRQALSFPHITRAEIERYLIHCDAQGLAQATRARRLASIRQLFRFAYAEGWRSDDPASRIAGPGKSKKLPVTLSTDDVGALLRAAPQTGRSARDRLRNTCLLELLYATGLRVTELVSLPVVAVRGDPRMILVRGKGDKERMVPLSDPARAALIAWLRDWDANASELRAKRLPEPRYLFPSTGREGHLSRVGFYLILKDIALNAGLDPARISPHVLRHAFATHLLAGGADLRAIQTLLGHADVSTTEIYTHVLEERLRSLVLDFHPLAKP from the coding sequence ATGACGCAGCTTGCGGGACAGGACAGCTTGCGCTGGATATCAACGTTTCTGGACGCCCATGCCGCCGAGCAAGGCTCTGCGCGCAACACACAACTGGCCTATGCCCGCGACCTGCGCGATTTCGGGGAATGGTGCAGCAGGCAAGCGCTCAGCTTCCCGCACATCACCCGCGCAGAGATCGAGCGCTACCTGATCCATTGTGACGCGCAAGGGCTGGCACAGGCCACCCGCGCGCGCCGCCTCGCATCTATCCGACAGTTGTTCCGCTTTGCCTATGCCGAAGGATGGCGCAGCGATGATCCGGCCAGCCGAATCGCCGGGCCGGGAAAGTCTAAAAAACTGCCTGTGACCCTCAGCACAGATGACGTGGGCGCGCTACTGCGCGCCGCACCCCAGACAGGGCGCAGTGCGCGTGACCGTCTGCGCAACACCTGCTTGCTGGAATTACTGTATGCGACGGGGCTGCGTGTTACCGAACTGGTCAGTTTGCCCGTAGTGGCCGTGCGGGGCGATCCGCGCATGATTCTGGTGCGCGGCAAGGGCGACAAGGAACGCATGGTGCCACTGTCAGACCCCGCGCGCGCAGCCCTGATCGCATGGTTGCGGGACTGGGATGCAAATGCCTCGGAATTGCGCGCAAAACGCCTGCCAGAGCCGCGCTATTTGTTCCCCTCAACCGGGCGCGAAGGACATCTGAGCCGCGTCGGATTTTATCTGATCCTGAAGGACATCGCACTGAATGCCGGGCTGGACCCAGCCCGCATCAGCCCGCATGTGCTGCGCCACGCCTTTGCAACGCATCTGCTGGCGGGTGGGGCAGATCTGCGCGCGATCCAGACGCTTTTGGGCCATGCCGATGTGTCGACCACCGAAATCTATACGCATGTTCTGGAAGAACGGCTCAGGTCGCTGGTGTTGGATTTTCACCCGCTCGCAAAGCCATGA
- the lpxA gene encoding acyl-ACP--UDP-N-acetylglucosamine O-acyltransferase → MIDPSAEIHPMAVVEPGATIGAGCTIGPFAIVGADVVLAENVTIKPHALVTGWTEIGAGTVVFSFASVGEVPQDLKYAGERTRLIVGKNCRIRENATLHLGTAAGGGVTRVGDGCLVMAGAHVGHDAQVGNGVILANYAGVAGHVKIEDRVIVGASAGLHQHIRVGEGAMIGALTRVTHDVMPFGLVSGPDGVLHGLNLIGLKRRGMSRDDIAALRAAYKRLATEEGALGDLAAALQRDADSEVVAQVARFFTGEAGRNFLRPT, encoded by the coding sequence ATGATTGACCCCAGCGCCGAAATCCACCCGATGGCCGTGGTCGAACCCGGCGCGACAATCGGTGCCGGGTGCACCATTGGACCCTTTGCCATTGTCGGTGCGGATGTGGTGCTGGCCGAGAATGTCACGATCAAGCCTCATGCCCTTGTCACTGGTTGGACCGAGATTGGCGCGGGAACAGTGGTGTTTTCCTTCGCTTCGGTGGGCGAAGTTCCGCAAGATCTGAAATATGCGGGCGAGCGCACACGGCTGATTGTGGGGAAGAACTGCCGCATCCGCGAGAATGCAACCTTGCATCTTGGAACTGCTGCGGGCGGCGGTGTGACGCGTGTGGGGGATGGTTGCCTTGTGATGGCGGGCGCGCATGTGGGCCATGATGCGCAGGTCGGCAATGGTGTGATCTTGGCCAATTACGCCGGTGTCGCGGGCCATGTGAAGATTGAAGATCGGGTGATCGTGGGCGCGTCGGCGGGCCTTCACCAGCATATTCGCGTGGGCGAGGGGGCCATGATCGGGGCGCTGACGCGGGTGACCCATGACGTCATGCCCTTTGGGCTGGTGTCTGGTCCTGATGGCGTTTTGCACGGGCTGAACCTGATCGGGCTGAAGCGGCGGGGCATGTCGCGCGACGATATCGCCGCATTGCGCGCCGCCTATAAGCGCCTTGCCACCGAAGAGGGTGCGCTTGGCGATCTGGCGGCAGCCTTGCAGCGCGATGCCGATTCCGAAGTGGTGGCGCAGGTCGCCCGCTTTTTCACCGGCGAGGCGGGGCGCAACTTCCTGCGCCCGACATGA
- a CDS encoding shikimate kinase, with the protein MNDGERGTAMKLHKTVVLVGMMGAGKTAVGKELARMVSAPFLDSDEAIVAAAAMPIAEIFERDGEEFFRAREAEVIARLLRGRPAILSVGGGAFLRATTRELISELGVSVWLKADLELLWARVRQKTTRPLLMTPDPRATLAGLLAEREPVYAKADLVVETLPAYAIADTARAVLMKLATRADVIEGVST; encoded by the coding sequence GTGAACGACGGGGAGCGCGGAACAGCCATGAAACTGCACAAGACAGTCGTGCTTGTCGGCATGATGGGGGCAGGCAAGACGGCTGTCGGCAAAGAACTGGCGCGTATGGTGTCGGCACCGTTCCTTGATTCGGACGAAGCGATCGTTGCCGCCGCCGCGATGCCCATCGCCGAGATATTCGAGCGCGACGGAGAAGAGTTTTTCCGCGCCCGCGAGGCCGAGGTGATTGCGCGCCTGTTGCGGGGCAGGCCTGCTATTCTGTCTGTGGGGGGCGGGGCGTTTTTGCGCGCAACGACACGCGAGTTGATTTCGGAACTGGGCGTGTCAGTGTGGCTGAAGGCAGACCTTGAACTGCTCTGGGCGCGGGTGCGCCAGAAGACGACACGCCCCTTGCTGATGACACCAGACCCGCGCGCGACCCTTGCCGGACTGCTCGCCGAGCGAGAGCCTGTTTATGCCAAGGCGGATCTGGTGGTTGAAACGCTGCCCGCCTATGCGATTGCGGACACAGCGCGCGCGGTGCTGATGAAGCTGGCCACACGTGCGGATGTTATAGAAGGTGTATCGACATGA
- the fabZ gene encoding 3-hydroxyacyl-ACP dehydratase FabZ, with translation MTNPVPTEADLATIMKIIPHRYPFLLVDKVRDVVARESAVGIKNVTFNEPHFQGHFPGAPIMPGVTIVEAMAQTAAVLVGLSVGFGDKAPLVYFMSIDKAKFRRKVVPGDVLELHVTVKRGSTRIWKFEGVAKVDGQVAAEAEFAAMIDASAQSAG, from the coding sequence ATGACCAACCCTGTCCCGACCGAGGCCGATCTGGCCACGATCATGAAAATTATCCCGCACCGCTATCCGTTCTTGCTGGTGGACAAGGTGCGCGACGTCGTGGCGCGCGAATCCGCTGTCGGGATCAAGAATGTCACGTTCAACGAGCCGCATTTTCAGGGCCATTTTCCCGGTGCCCCCATCATGCCGGGTGTGACCATCGTTGAGGCGATGGCGCAGACAGCGGCGGTTCTGGTCGGGTTGTCGGTCGGTTTCGGGGATAAGGCGCCGCTGGTGTATTTCATGTCCATCGACAAGGCCAAGTTCCGCCGCAAGGTCGTGCCGGGCGATGTTCTGGAATTGCATGTCACCGTCAAGCGCGGCTCGACCCGGATCTGGAAATTTGAAGGTGTGGCCAAGGTGGATGGTCAGGTTGCCGCCGAAGCGGAATTCGCGGCGATGATCGACGCGTCTGCGCAATCGGCCGGGTGA
- the aroB gene encoding 3-dehydroquinate synthase, with product MTQIDRVHVALGARAYDVVIGQGLLAQSGALMAPLLARPRVAVLTESRVAALHLAGLQAGLAAQDITTAAHALAPGEATKGWDGLRDSVEWLLDEKVERRDVVVALGGGVIGDLGGFAAAVLRRGVRFVQVPTSLLAQVDSSVGGKTGINTRHGKNLVGAFHQPSLVLADIDLLDSLPKRDFLAGYGEVVKYGLLGDAAFFEWLEVNGPALAQGDKDLRHYAVRRSVQMKADIVARDETEQGERALLNLGHTFCHALEAATGYSDRLLHGEGVAIGCALAYEVSARMGLCAQETPSRVRAHLRAMGMATDLADIPGDLPGAEALVALMAQDKKVQDGRLRFILARGIGEAFVCDDVPGDLLRDLLTEALAGEN from the coding sequence ATGACGCAGATTGACCGGGTGCATGTGGCGCTGGGTGCGCGCGCCTATGATGTGGTGATCGGACAAGGTTTGCTGGCGCAATCGGGTGCATTGATGGCACCGTTACTGGCGCGCCCGCGCGTGGCGGTGCTGACCGAAAGCCGCGTTGCCGCCTTGCATCTGGCAGGGTTGCAGGCGGGGTTGGCGGCGCAGGACATCACCACTGCGGCCCATGCCCTTGCACCGGGCGAGGCAACCAAGGGTTGGGACGGATTGCGCGATTCGGTGGAATGGTTGCTGGATGAAAAGGTCGAGCGGCGCGATGTTGTGGTGGCCTTGGGGGGCGGTGTAATCGGCGATCTGGGCGGGTTCGCGGCGGCGGTGTTGCGTCGGGGCGTGCGCTTCGTGCAGGTGCCGACATCGCTTCTGGCGCAAGTGGACAGCTCTGTCGGCGGCAAGACCGGTATCAACACCCGTCATGGCAAAAACCTCGTGGGCGCATTTCATCAACCCAGTCTGGTGCTGGCCGATATTGATCTGCTCGACAGCCTGCCGAAGCGGGATTTTCTGGCAGGCTACGGCGAAGTCGTGAAATACGGGCTGTTGGGGGATGCAGCGTTTTTCGAGTGGCTCGAGGTGAATGGCCCCGCCTTGGCGCAAGGTGACAAGGATTTGCGCCACTATGCCGTGCGCCGCTCTGTCCAGATGAAGGCCGATATCGTCGCGCGCGATGAAACGGAACAGGGCGAGCGCGCGCTCTTGAACCTTGGACACACGTTTTGCCATGCGCTTGAGGCCGCGACCGGCTATTCCGACCGGCTGTTGCATGGCGAGGGTGTGGCGATTGGCTGCGCGCTGGCCTATGAAGTGTCGGCCCGGATGGGGCTGTGCGCACAGGAAACGCCCAGCCGCGTGCGCGCGCATCTGCGCGCAATGGGTATGGCGACCGATCTGGCCGATATTCCCGGCGATCTGCCGGGGGCAGAGGCGCTGGTTGCGCTGATGGCGCAGGACAAGAAGGTGCAGGACGGGCGTTTGCGGTTCATATTGGCACGCGGCATTGGCGAGGCGTTTGTCTGTGATGATGTACCGGGGGATTTGTTGCGCGACCTGCTGACCGAAGCACTCGCCGGCGAAAACTGA
- a CDS encoding glycosyltransferase family 2 protein, whose product MGHTVAFDQVRTPHARVKPVLELVVQRKQDPVRRQLGQILLEMGLVTDEDLMRALETQSRQAGFLGDILIARNLLTEAQLSEALAQQYNTSFFTQSQPLPDPSLIDRLGLQRCLRMQCLPWHRAGDVTVIACARPAEFVHHRAELELLFGHLAMVVISEDDLHATVLRTRRSRLKLWAETCVAESESCRKMHTRWFGNVLCLGFLSILALAALAPLTTMLTLTLVATFCLTVNSLLKIAAAFAAYRSRRDRTEPPAQGAQFVRLRKPVVSILVPLHNEPLVVPRLINRLARLTWPRELLDILLVVEEHDHATRTALAACNLPRWMRVIPVPDAPLKTKPRALNYAMLFARGAIIGVYDAEDAPDPAQIHHVVQCFQNGPPNLACVQGVLDFYNARKNWLSRCFAIEYATWFRVILPGMQRLGLAVPLGGTTLFFRRDILEALGGWDAYNVTEDADLGIRLARHGYYTQLLDTVTLEEANCRPIPWIKQRSRWLKGYAVTWLVHMRAPRQCWNQLGAWRFFGVQVLFLGTLVQFMLAPLLWSFWLMLLGFGHPLQSQFGTGVMIAFVTVFLLSEAVTISVGILALNARSHRHLRLWLPTLHAYFPLAVLAVYKAMYELIMAPFYWDKTSHSDQAAACDDLRVAGPTH is encoded by the coding sequence ATGGGTCATACTGTGGCATTTGATCAGGTAAGAACACCACACGCGCGGGTCAAACCAGTGTTGGAACTGGTGGTCCAGCGCAAACAAGACCCGGTCCGCCGGCAGCTTGGACAAATCCTGTTGGAAATGGGGCTGGTCACGGATGAAGACCTGATGCGCGCGCTCGAAACGCAGTCGCGGCAGGCCGGATTTCTGGGTGACATCCTTATCGCACGCAATCTTCTGACCGAGGCGCAGCTTTCCGAAGCCCTTGCGCAGCAGTATAACACCAGCTTTTTCACACAATCTCAGCCACTGCCGGACCCAAGCCTGATTGACCGTCTGGGCTTGCAACGCTGCCTGCGGATGCAATGTCTGCCGTGGCATCGCGCGGGGGACGTGACGGTCATTGCCTGTGCACGGCCTGCTGAATTTGTCCACCACAGGGCCGAACTGGAATTGTTGTTTGGTCATTTGGCAATGGTGGTCATCAGCGAAGATGACCTGCATGCAACTGTGCTCAGAACGCGCCGCAGCAGGTTGAAACTCTGGGCCGAAACCTGCGTCGCTGAAAGCGAGAGTTGCCGCAAGATGCATACGCGTTGGTTTGGCAATGTCCTGTGTCTGGGGTTTTTGTCCATTCTGGCGCTCGCGGCACTTGCGCCACTGACCACAATGTTGACGCTGACCCTTGTCGCCACGTTTTGTCTGACGGTCAACTCCTTGCTCAAGATTGCAGCCGCATTTGCCGCGTACCGCTCTCGCAGGGACCGGACCGAGCCGCCAGCACAGGGCGCGCAGTTTGTGCGCCTGCGCAAACCAGTGGTGTCCATTCTCGTGCCCTTGCACAATGAGCCGCTTGTGGTGCCGCGTCTGATCAACCGGCTTGCGCGCCTGACATGGCCACGCGAGCTGCTTGATATATTGCTGGTGGTGGAAGAGCATGATCACGCCACACGCACTGCGCTTGCTGCGTGCAATCTGCCGCGCTGGATGCGTGTGATCCCTGTGCCTGACGCACCGCTGAAAACCAAACCGCGCGCGCTAAATTATGCGATGCTGTTCGCGCGCGGTGCCATCATCGGGGTCTATGACGCGGAAGATGCGCCCGACCCGGCGCAGATTCACCATGTCGTGCAGTGTTTCCAGAATGGGCCGCCCAATCTTGCTTGCGTGCAAGGGGTGCTGGATTTCTACAATGCGCGCAAAAACTGGCTGTCGCGGTGCTTTGCGATAGAATACGCGACATGGTTCCGGGTCATTCTGCCGGGGATGCAACGCCTCGGGCTTGCTGTTCCCCTTGGCGGCACAACCCTGTTTTTCCGCCGTGATATTCTGGAAGCGTTGGGCGGGTGGGACGCCTATAACGTGACCGAAGACGCTGATCTGGGCATCCGGTTGGCGCGCCACGGCTATTACACACAGCTTCTCGATACAGTCACTCTGGAAGAAGCAAATTGCCGACCCATACCTTGGATCAAGCAACGCTCGCGCTGGCTCAAAGGGTATGCCGTGACTTGGCTGGTGCATATGCGTGCGCCACGGCAGTGCTGGAACCAACTTGGCGCATGGCGTTTTTTCGGTGTGCAGGTGCTGTTTCTGGGCACATTGGTGCAATTCATGCTGGCACCCCTGCTGTGGAGTTTCTGGCTGATGCTGCTGGGCTTTGGCCATCCGCTGCAATCACAGTTTGGCACCGGGGTCATGATTGCGTTTGTCACGGTGTTTCTGCTGTCCGAGGCCGTGACCATCAGCGTCGGCATTCTGGCCCTGAATGCCCGCTCTCACCGCCATCTGCGGCTGTGGCTGCCGACATTGCATGCTTATTTTCCGTTGGCCGTGCTGGCCGTCTATAAGGCGATGTATGAATTGATCATGGCACCCTTTTATTGGGACAAGACATCCCATAGCGATCAGGCCGCCGCATGTGACGATCTTCGCGTCGCGGGCCCAACGCACTAA
- a CDS encoding LpxI family protein has translation MSAIALISGRGRLPHLLADRLHAEGRALVLAELEGFESLSAARDDVLRFRLERLVPFLDKLQDLGVTRAVFAGGVHRPRLDPALIDPATMQLLPRIMKAMASGDDGTLREVIALMGEWGVEVVGAQDICPDLVAAPAIVGDVPPKAAEKQDAARGFEILRLMGAADLGQGCVVAQGQCLAVEALPGTDAMLAHLAALRTDGTALPQGGVFCKAPKPEQDRRIDLPALGPDTLEAVHRAGLRGIAFEAGGVLLIDRAEMVARANALGLFLWAREGA, from the coding sequence ATGAGTGCGATTGCGCTGATTTCAGGGCGTGGTCGGCTGCCACATCTGCTGGCGGACCGGCTGCACGCTGAGGGGCGCGCGCTGGTTTTGGCTGAGTTGGAGGGGTTTGAAAGCCTGAGCGCCGCGCGCGATGATGTGCTGCGCTTTCGGTTGGAGCGGCTGGTGCCGTTTCTGGACAAGCTGCAAGACCTTGGTGTGACACGGGCGGTTTTCGCAGGTGGTGTGCATCGACCGCGCCTTGACCCCGCCTTGATCGACCCTGCAACAATGCAGCTTTTGCCGCGCATCATGAAAGCTATGGCCAGCGGCGATGATGGCACATTGCGTGAGGTGATTGCGCTTATGGGCGAATGGGGGGTCGAGGTGGTGGGCGCGCAGGATATCTGCCCTGATCTGGTCGCCGCCCCCGCGATCGTTGGCGATGTGCCGCCCAAAGCAGCGGAGAAGCAAGATGCCGCGCGGGGTTTTGAGATTTTGCGCCTGATGGGCGCGGCTGATCTGGGACAGGGCTGTGTGGTTGCGCAGGGTCAGTGTCTGGCGGTTGAGGCGCTGCCGGGAACGGACGCGATGCTGGCGCATCTGGCGGCGTTGCGCACCGATGGGACGGCATTGCCGCAGGGCGGTGTGTTCTGCAAGGCACCCAAGCCGGAACAGGACCGCCGCATTGATCTGCCCGCCCTTGGGCCGGACACGCTGGAGGCCGTGCACCGGGCCGGGCTGCGCGGGATTGCTTTTGAAGCGGGCGGCGTTTTGTTGATCGACCGCGCCGAGATGGTGGCACGCGCCAATGCGCTTGGCCTGTTCCTTTGGGCGCGGGAGGGCGCGTGA
- a CDS encoding DUF427 domain-containing protein, producing MSNVRIYPAVGKWVVRANGAVIGESTQALELLQRDYAFVIYFPREDIAAAVLDTSDRPFICDDRGTGVHFHVSSPEGVIQNAAYSLTAPTDEAAQVRDYLAFDAGKVTVERV from the coding sequence ATGAGCAATGTCAGGATATATCCAGCCGTGGGCAAATGGGTTGTTCGCGCCAACGGGGCGGTTATTGGTGAAAGCACACAAGCGCTGGAGCTGTTGCAGCGCGACTACGCGTTCGTCATTTACTTTCCGCGCGAAGATATCGCAGCGGCGGTGCTCGACACCTCGGACCGGCCGTTCATCTGCGATGATCGCGGGACAGGGGTGCATTTCCATGTCTCAAGCCCGGAAGGTGTGATTCAGAATGCGGCCTATAGCCTGACCGCGCCCACCGACGAGGCGGCGCAAGTGCGAGATTATCTGGCTTTTGACGCAGGTAAGGTCACTGTCGAGCGCGTGTGA
- the lpxB gene encoding lipid-A-disaccharide synthase, producing the protein MKVFVIAGEPSGDKLGAAVVAGLTELTPGVQFSGVGGEAMQAEGLISLFPMADLSVMGLAEVLPRIRLLRQRIAQTAAAIAAQKPDLVLTIDSPDFCLRVLRLARKVRPDLPVVHYVAPSVWAWRPGRAARMAPLVDHVLALLPFEPPYMQAAGISCDFVGHPVVAEARASEGEVAALSDRFHGRIVLALPGSRRGEIARHGPRFGAALAQALPEGAQVLVPSVTSQAEVMRAEVARWPVRAHVLTDPAQKRAAFAAAEVALAASGTVSLELAANDTPMIIAYDLNPLTRFLAQRLIRLDTVTLVNLVSETRAIPEFLGHDCVPDKIGAALKTLIDSAQARAAQRQAMQQTMLRLGLGGEAPGLRAARSILGFMALRAGENPTPAT; encoded by the coding sequence GTGAAGGTTTTTGTCATCGCGGGCGAGCCGTCGGGCGACAAGCTTGGCGCGGCTGTGGTGGCGGGTTTGACGGAACTTACGCCCGGTGTTCAGTTTAGCGGTGTCGGCGGTGAGGCGATGCAGGCCGAAGGGCTGATATCGCTTTTTCCTATGGCAGACCTGTCGGTGATGGGCTTGGCCGAAGTTTTGCCGCGCATTCGCCTGTTGCGCCAGCGAATCGCCCAGACCGCAGCGGCCATTGCGGCGCAAAAGCCTGATCTGGTCCTGACCATCGACAGCCCTGACTTCTGCCTGCGCGTGCTGCGTCTGGCCCGCAAGGTGCGGCCAGATCTGCCGGTTGTGCATTATGTCGCCCCGTCTGTCTGGGCGTGGCGTCCGGGGCGGGCGGCGCGTATGGCGCCATTGGTCGATCATGTGCTGGCGCTATTGCCGTTCGAGCCGCCCTATATGCAGGCCGCTGGCATTAGTTGCGATTTCGTAGGCCATCCGGTGGTGGCCGAGGCGCGCGCCTCAGAGGGTGAAGTCGCGGCCCTGAGCGACCGCTTCCACGGCCGCATTGTCCTTGCCTTGCCCGGCTCGCGGCGGGGCGAGATTGCGCGCCACGGCCCCCGGTTCGGTGCGGCCCTTGCGCAAGCCTTGCCTGAAGGGGCGCAGGTGTTGGTCCCGTCTGTCACATCGCAGGCTGAGGTGATGCGCGCCGAGGTCGCGCGCTGGCCTGTTCGGGCGCATGTGCTGACCGATCCCGCCCAGAAACGCGCCGCCTTTGCTGCGGCGGAAGTGGCACTGGCGGCATCGGGCACCGTCTCGCTGGAACTGGCCGCCAATGACACCCCCATGATCATCGCTTATGATCTGAACCCGCTGACGCGGTTTCTGGCGCAGCGGCTTATCCGGCTGGATACGGTGACATTGGTCAATCTGGTGTCCGAGACGCGCGCGATCCCCGAATTTCTTGGCCACGACTGTGTGCCCGACAAGATCGGCGCTGCGCTGAAAACCCTGATCGACAGCGCACAGGCGCGTGCCGCGCAGCGTCAGGCAATGCAGCAGACGATGCTTCGGCTTGGCCTGGGGGGAGAGGCACCGGGGCTGCGTGCTGCGCGCTCAATACTGGGGTTCATGGCTTTGCGAGCGGGTGAAAATCCAACACCAGCGACCTGA
- a CDS encoding aminopeptidase P family protein — protein MFQTFTASTRPQDGPPRLAALRARLQAEGGDGYLLPRADAHQGEYVAACDERLAWLTGFTGSAGFCIVLQDRAGLFVDGRYRVQARLQCASEFTPVNWPETLPANWLRDACPEGAEIGFDPWLHTPSEIEALQDGLKGSGITLRRMTNQIDPLWTDRPAAPMAPARRYPNALAGNSSQEKRANLAKALASDGQRAAVLTQPDSICWLLNIRGADLPRLPVMQGFAIVHDDGRVDLFTAPSKCEALEWDSGVHIRPAEAFAPALRTLSSPVRLDKSTVPVAIVDLLRESSIEIAFAQDPCLMPKARKSEAELASARAAHLRDGAAMAEFLCWLDGQAAEMLAQPDHALTEIDIARALEQFRADTGALEDISFDTIAGSGPNGAIVHYRVTEDTNRRLLPGDLMLVDSGGQYLDGTTDITRTIAIGPVGTREVECFTRVLQGMIAISRARFPRGVAGSHLDSLARYPLWLAGQDYDHGTGHGVGAFLSVHEGPQRLSRAGTVPLKEGMILSNEPGYYREGEFGIRIENLVAVRKGAAPKGGDDRDWLEFETLTLAPIDRRLVQVSMLSADERAWLDAYHSRVATLLLPLVCATTSVWLQEACKPI, from the coding sequence ATGTTCCAGACCTTTACTGCCTCTACCCGGCCACAAGACGGCCCGCCCCGTTTGGCTGCATTGCGCGCGCGCTTGCAGGCGGAAGGGGGCGATGGCTATCTTTTGCCCCGCGCCGATGCGCATCAGGGCGAATATGTCGCCGCCTGTGACGAGCGGTTGGCTTGGCTGACAGGCTTTACCGGGTCAGCGGGGTTCTGCATCGTGCTGCAAGATCGCGCCGGTCTGTTTGTGGATGGGCGCTACAGGGTGCAAGCGCGGCTCCAATGTGCGTCAGAGTTTACGCCCGTGAACTGGCCCGAGACTTTGCCCGCCAATTGGCTGCGCGACGCGTGCCCTGAGGGGGCGGAAATCGGCTTTGACCCGTGGCTGCACACCCCTAGCGAGATTGAAGCGCTGCAAGACGGGCTGAAAGGCAGCGGGATCACGCTGCGCCGCATGACCAATCAGATCGACCCGCTGTGGACGGATCGTCCGGCGGCACCCATGGCCCCTGCCCGGCGCTACCCGAATGCTCTGGCAGGCAACTCGTCGCAGGAAAAGCGCGCCAATTTGGCAAAGGCCTTGGCCAGCGACGGCCAGCGTGCGGCGGTTCTGACGCAGCCTGACAGCATTTGCTGGCTGCTCAACATCCGCGGGGCCGATCTGCCACGCCTGCCTGTCATGCAGGGCTTTGCGATTGTTCATGATGATGGCCGTGTCGATCTGTTCACCGCGCCCTCCAAATGTGAGGCGCTGGAATGGGACAGTGGTGTGCATATTCGCCCCGCCGAGGCATTCGCCCCCGCGCTGCGCACCCTATCCAGCCCGGTCCGGCTGGACAAGTCCACTGTGCCTGTGGCGATTGTTGATCTGTTGCGCGAATCCAGCATCGAGATTGCTTTCGCGCAAGACCCCTGCCTGATGCCCAAGGCCCGCAAGTCAGAGGCCGAGTTGGCAAGTGCGCGCGCAGCCCATCTGCGCGACGGGGCTGCGATGGCCGAGTTTCTGTGCTGGCTGGATGGGCAGGCCGCTGAAATGCTGGCGCAACCCGACCACGCGCTGACCGAAATCGACATCGCGCGCGCACTGGAACAATTCCGCGCCGACACCGGCGCGCTAGAGGATATAAGTTTCGATACCATCGCGGGCTCTGGCCCTAATGGTGCAATCGTGCATTACCGCGTGACCGAAGACACCAACCGCCGCTTGCTGCCCGGCGATCTGATGCTGGTTGATTCTGGCGGCCAGTATCTGGACGGGACCACCGACATCACGCGCACCATCGCCATAGGCCCAGTCGGCACGCGCGAGGTGGAGTGTTTTACCCGCGTGCTGCAAGGCATGATCGCCATATCGCGGGCGCGTTTTCCGCGCGGTGTGGCGGGCAGTCACTTGGATTCGCTGGCACGCTACCCCTTGTGGCTGGCAGGTCAAGATTACGACCATGGCACAGGGCACGGTGTCGGTGCCTTTCTGTCGGTTCATGAAGGGCCACAGCGCTTGTCACGCGCGGGCACAGTGCCCTTGAAGGAGGGGATGATTCTGTCCAATGAACCGGGCTATTACCGCGAAGGCGAGTTCGGCATACGGATCGAGAACTTGGTCGCCGTGCGCAAGGGTGCGGCACCCAAAGGGGGCGATGACCGTGACTGGCTGGAATTTGAAACCCTGACCCTTGCGCCCATTGACCGGCGGTTGGTTCAGGTTAGCATGCTGAGTGCAGATGAGCGTGCATGGCTTGACGCCTATCACAGCCGCGTGGCAACCTTGCTGCTGCCTTTGGTGTGTGCCACTACGTCCGTTTGGCTGCAAGAAGCATGTAAACCGATATAA